The stretch of DNA GGAAGAAAAAATCGTCGCGGTCGGCATCGTAAAGGAATTCGACTGTTCCGGCGGAGCGGTAATTCGCACCACAGGCCAAACGCACGGCAGCGTCCATCAGTGCCTGGCGCGTGGCGTCGGGCAGGTGCGGGGCAGGCGTTTCCTCGACGACCTTCTGATTGCGGCGCTGCAACGAGCAATCGCGTTCGCCAAGCGCCATGACGTGGCCCTGGCCGTCGCCGAAGACCTGCACCTCGATATGGCGGGCGATGGCGACATAGCGTTCCAGGAACACACCGCCGTCGCCGAAATTGCCCGCCCCCAACCGCGCCACGGTCGCGAAACCTTCGCGGATGTCGACCTCGCTGTAGCAGACCTTCATACCGATCCCGCCGCCGCCAGCCGTGGCCTTAAGTATGACCGGATAGCCTATCGTGTCCGCGGCTGAAATGGCCGCGTCCTCGTCGGTCAGAAGGTCGGTGCCGGGGGCGAGCGGCACGCCCAGCGCCTGCGCCATGTCACGTGCTGTATGTTTGAGGCCAAAGGCGCGGATGTTGTCCGGGGTCGGGCCGATAAAGACTATGCCTTCGGCTTCACACCGTTCGGCAAAAACCGCGTTTTCCGACAGAAAGCCGTAGCCCGGATGGATGGCCTGTGCGCCCGTGTGGCGCGCGGCTTTGAGTATGGCCTCAACGTTGAGATAGCTGTCGCGGGCGGGCGCCGGGCCGATATGAACGGCTTCGTCGGCTTCAGCGACGTGCAACGATCCCGCATCCGCGTCACTGAACACCGCGACCGAGCCGATGCCCATCTTGCGCAGGGTACGGATGATGCGGCAGGCAATGGCGCCACGGTTGGCGATGAGAACCTTGGTGAAGACGGGCTTAGTCATTGATCAGTGACCACCATGCGGATCGGTGTGGGATTAAAGCCGTTGCAGGGATTATTGATCTGCGGGCAGTTGGAGACGACGACTTCGACATCCATCAGGGCTTCGAGATCGACGGTCAGGCCGGGCGCGGAAATGCCATCGACAATCCCTAGGGTTCCATCGGATTCCACCGGCACATTCATGAAGAAGTTGATATTCGATACCATGTCGCGCTTGCCGCGGCCTTTGGTGGCGTTGGCCGTCAGGAAGTTGTCGACGCACGAATGCTGCGACTTGGTGTGGTGGCCGTAACGCAGAGTGTTGGACTCACAGCTGCACGCCCCGCCGATCGTGTCGTGATGGGCGACCGAGGTGGCGACGATGCGCATCATCGGGTTGCCTTCGTTGGATAACAGAATGGCGCCTTCGCGCAGAAAGAGATTGCCCTGCGCCGCTATAGTGTCTTGAGCACTATAGCGTTCGGCATCATCGTCGGCGGCGTACATCAGGAAGTCGACGGCCTGATTGCCTTCGAGGTCGATAATGCGTAAGCGCTGGCCCGCCCTTACCGTATGTATCCACGGCGCTCTGGCAACGACGGTTTCGTCATAGATGATCGTTTCGGTCATGGTCATTACCGTGCGTAATAGTCTTCAGTGTTGAGGAAGGCGCGAAGCCCTTCCGGCGTAGCGATGCGGATCGTGTCGTCTTCAGACGTCACCTCGCCGGTCCACGCCGTCAGGCGCACCGGCGTGACGCTGTACGTTTGGCGCGGGTCGAGGACGTGCGGGGTGTTGGCAAAGACGACGATCAGGTCCATTTCGGCGCGCAGTATTACTTCGCGTCCGGCAGGAAAGGGGCCGACCTGCGGCACGGTCGTACCGTCGTCTTCGATCCTCACGCCCTTGAACCAGTTGAGGCAGGGATGGACGTCTTTGCGTGACAGGCCGAACTTGGCGACGCCCAGCATGAAACGGTCGCGGGCATTGGGATGTTGGCCATGATTAAAGCCGTCGCCGTATTTACGCGCGTTCGAGGCCTGATTTGAGGCACCGCAGAAGGCGTCGTGCGTCGCCGCTGTGTCGGTCAGCACTGACAGCATTACCCGGCCCATATCGGATAGGATGAGTTTGCCTGCCGTGATATAGCCGTTCCACTGCACCTTGAGCGTATCCGCGATGTTAAGACGCTCGGTCGACATCTCCGCGTTGAAGACCAGCATGGACAGGCAGGCGTCGCCTTGGCTGTCGATCAGACGCAACCGCGTGCCGCGTGACAGGCGTTTCGCTCCGTAGCCGCCTGGCGCAAGGGTTTCCTCCCACACCACACGCGCCCCAACCGGCACATCGTCGGCGAGAGCGGGCAGGATGGGCATGGCGTCGACACGTGTGCCTGCCTGTGCGCGCGCATGGTCGCGCGCAGACTTGGGGTCTGCGGTTGTCATGATTGGAGCCTTAAAAAGTAGGGGTTAGCGACTGTTCGCGGCCGCCGGTGGCAAGGGCGGAGTTTGTGTGGATTTGACTTCAGAGGCCTGATGATCGTGCAACTGCGGCAGAAGCGCGGCGGTCGTCACCAGCTTGACCTGGTACATGCCGCGAATGCGGCGGAATCCGTCGCATAAGTCTTCCAGCTGCGACGGCGGTCCCTGAACGAGGAGGACTTCCAGTGACTGGTCGTTCTCCAGGAACACGTGCTGAGACGAAATCACTTCCTTTAAAAAATCCAGCTGCTTTTGCGCCACCCGATGGCGCACCGTGCCCGAGTCTGAGGCGTAGACGAGGGTGACGGTGCCCGCCACCACATCGTCCGGCCTCTGGCGCTCAGCGTGTTCGGCTACCGCTCCGCGGATCAGTTCCGTCATGGCGCTCGACCGCGACGGCAGGCCGCGATCGGCGACCATTTTATCGAAAGAATCGAGGAGAGAACCGGGCAGGCTCATGCTGAGCCGGGCCAGATGATCGGTCTCTGTTTCAGACATGGCCGAACACTCTAAGCGTTATTACGAACTTTGTAAATCGTAATAATGTAAATCGATGGTTTTTGAAAGAAAATAAGAATTACAATCCGTTACATTCTCGTGTTTGGACTGTGGATTGTTTTTTGCCATTCAATACCCGCTGCACCGCAACATCCGCTAACGGACGATGAGGGCCGTTGCCGGGACCAAGAGGGGATTGAAATGAGCATATCGAGACGCGTCATTCTGGGTGGTCTTCTGGCCACCGTCTCAGCGGTCAGTCTGGCCGCGTGCAGCCAACCGAAGGAAGCGCCCAAGGCGCCTGCCGGCAAGACCGAGTTCACCATCGGCTGGTCGATCTACGCCGGCTGGATGCCCTGGCCCTACGCCGCGCAGGCGGGGATCGTGAAGAAGTGGGCCGACAAATATGGCCTGACGATCAATATCCTGCAGATCAACGACTATGTGGAATCCGTCAATCAGTTCACCGCCGGCAAACTCGATGGCGTCACGGTGGCGAGCATGGATGCCCTGACGATCCCGGCCGCGGGCGGCAAGGACACGACCGCGCTGATCGTCGGCGACTATTCCAATGGCAATGACGGCATAGTATCGAAATCCGCCAAGACGGTCGCCGCTCTGAAAGGTACGACCATCAATCTCGTGGAGTTGTCTGTTTCGCACTACCTGCTGGCGCGCGCGCTAGAGCAGGCGGGCCTGAAAATGGCCGATATTAAAACCGTCAATACATCGGATGCCGATATCGTCGGTGCCTTTGCCTCGGCGGACGTGAAGACAGTCGCGACCTGGAATCCGCAGTTGGGCGAAGTGAAGAAGACGAAGGGCGCTACGCTCGTCTTTGACTCTTCGAAGATCCCCGGTGAAATCCTCGACCTCCTTGTGGTCGACACCGCGCTCCTGGCCGCCACACCCGATCTGGGCAAGGCGCTCGCCGGAATCTGGTATGAGACCCTGGCGGTCATGAGCGCCAAAACAGCCGAAGGCGCCGCCGCCCGCGCGGCCATGGCCAGCCTCTCGGGCACGACGCCGGAGGACTATGACAGCCAATTGTCGACCACCTTCATGTACTACTCGGCGCTTGATGCGCTGAAGGCCATGGAAAGCCCTGATCTGGCCACGGTCATGGATCGTGTGCGCCAGTTCAGTTTCGCCCAGGGTCTGTTCGGGCCGGGCGCCAGCTCCGTTGACGCCATTGGCATCTCGCTGCCCGGCAAGACGCTTGGTTCGGCGGAGAATATCAAGCTGCGCTTCGATCCGACCTATACCAAACTCGCCGCCGACAACGCGCTGTAACGGGTCCCATGCGGCGTCTGATCAACATCAAGCCCCATAAGGGGGCGGCTGTCGTGCTGGGGGCTCTGCCCTTAGCAGTTGCCGTCCTTGCCTATACAAAAGCCGCATCGGACCGGCAGGCGGTCAACGCCGCCGACAAACTCCTGCCCACCATCGACCGGATGGCAGAGAGCTTTGGCCGCATTGCCTTTTATCCTGATGCCCTTACCGGCAAGGTACTGGTTCTGGCGGATACGGTGGCCAGTTTGCAGCGCCTGGGCATTGGGATCGGGGTGGCGACGGCCATCGCCCTGGTGCTTGGACTGGCACTGGGCGTCCTGCCCTTGGCCCGCGCTACCCTCGCGCCGCTCATTGCGACGATCGCTGTCATTCCGCCAATCGCTATCCTGCCCATCTTGTTCATCATCTTTGGGCTCGGAGAAACCTCCAAGATTGTGCTGATCGCGATAGGCATTGCGCCCCTCATGGTGCGTGATCTCGCCGCGCATGTCGCGGCCCTGCCCAATGAACAGATACTGAAAGCCCAAACCCTGGGTGCTAGTACCTGGCAACTTACCTTAAGGGTCGCCCTGCCGCAGGCCTTGCCAAGGCTCATAGATAGCCTGCGTCTGTCGATCGGGCCGGCTTGGGTCTTTTTGATTTCGGCCGAGGCGATCGCGTCGGATGTTGGGCTCGGGTACCGCATCTTCCTCGTTCGCCGCTATCTGTCGATGGATATCATTCTGCCCTATGTCGTTTGGATCGCACTTTTAGCGCTTCTGATGGACATCGTCCTGCGCGCCATCAGTCGCGAGGTTTTTCCGTGGTATCACCGGAGGTCGGCATGAGCGACCTCCTAGAGTTCCGGGATATCTGGGTCGAGTACGGTGACAAGATCGTGCTGGAGCGCGTCAACCTGTCCATCGCTGAAGGCAGCTTCGTTGCCATTACCGGCCCTTCGGGTGCCGGCAAATCGACATTCCTGCGGCTGGCACTCGGTCAGGAGTCGCCCGCCAAAGGCCAGGTCTTTCTCGACGGCAAGGTGCTGGCGCCGCAATGCGATCCCGATCGCGGCGTCGTCTTCCAGCGCTATTCCGTCTACCCGCATCTGACCGTCTTGCAAAACGTCCTCCTCGGGCTTGAGTTCGCCAAATCGCCCGTCCTCGGACGTTTATGGGGGAGGGCACGCCGCGATGCGGTCGCTATCGCGACCGAGATGCTGACTGCCGTCGGGTTGCAGCACAATCTGCACGTTTATCCCAGCGCTCTGTCAGGCGGCATGCAACAACGCCTCGCCATCGCCCAGGCATTGGTCAAGCATCCGCGTGTATTGCTTCTCGACGAGCCTTTCGGGGCGCTTGATCCCGAAATACGCCTCGACATGCACGAGCTTATTCTGAAGCTGTGGGCCGAGCGCCGACTGACCATTCTTATGGTGACGCACGACCTGCCTGAGGCCTTCAAGCTCGGCACGCGCGTACTGCGCATCGACAAACGCCGGCGCGATCCGCAGGCGCCTCATCGTTACGGCTCGGACATTGTCAGCGACGTAAGCCCTGACAAGGCCGCCGCGTTGCCGGCGGATCTGGCCACCCTCCTTCTACCTCGCCCGGAAGAGACCTAGCGATGTCAGAAAAGCCCATTGCATCTGCAATCTCGCCCCAACATGCCCGCTTGTCACTGGGGCAATGGCTGTTGTCATTGTGTAGAAAGCTCTTCGCGCGACAGGCATCGTAGGCCGAGCTATCCTAAGGCTTATGGTACTGCCCGAGTAGCAAGAAATCTGTCGCGACTACGATTTCCGAGATGTCTGCGCCGCCCTATTAGAGGAGCGCAAAGAAACCGCGCATTTCGACACTACGAATTCCCAAACCGGGGACGGCACTCTCGAACGAGATAATAGCCCGTGTAATGATCGGGCGGCTTTGCGCTATCGCGCCGTTCAGACGTGTGCCTGCCGGGCGTGCGCCCTTAGCCATGATTCAAGCCTATCAAAGGCAAAGGTATGGGTTTCGTAAAGGGCGACAACGAAATGAATTGTGTCATTAAGTTCAGCGGTTAGTTCATAGCCGTTTAAAATCAAGAAGACGTGCATTGATGCGAAGGCCGTTCGCTTGTTGCCGTCGATGAACGGATGGTTTTGTGAAAGACTTTCCCAGAGCGCTGCCGCCTCTGAGACGATGTCAGAGTAATAACCCGTTTGTGGGCGAAAAAGGGCGGCTTCCAACTGACCCGGGTCTCGCACGCCCTGACCACCTCCATACTCAGCAATTTGAGCGTCATGGATCGTGAGGACGTCCTCAAGCGAAAGGTAGCGGGTCACTATTCCGCCAGCTTCTTATACAACGGACCATATTGCCGCATACTGGCTTTCAGCGCATCTTTGACCGAGATGTCAGGTCGGGGCTTTTGTCTCTCTGCAATTAGGTTGCCAACCGCCTCTTCCAATAGCGACTGCAACTGGCGTCCTTCG from Asticcacaulis excentricus CB 48 encodes:
- a CDS encoding ATP-binding cassette domain-containing protein, with protein sequence MSDLLEFRDIWVEYGDKIVLERVNLSIAEGSFVAITGPSGAGKSTFLRLALGQESPAKGQVFLDGKVLAPQCDPDRGVVFQRYSVYPHLTVLQNVLLGLEFAKSPVLGRLWGRARRDAVAIATEMLTAVGLQHNLHVYPSALSGGMQQRLAIAQALVKHPRVLLLDEPFGALDPEIRLDMHELILKLWAERRLTILMVTHDLPEAFKLGTRVLRIDKRRRDPQAPHRYGSDIVSDVSPDKAAALPADLATLLLPRPEET
- a CDS encoding urea amidolyase associated protein UAAP2, translated to MTMTETIIYDETVVARAPWIHTVRAGQRLRIIDLEGNQAVDFLMYAADDDAERYSAQDTIAAQGNLFLREGAILLSNEGNPMMRIVATSVAHHDTIGGACSCESNTLRYGHHTKSQHSCVDNFLTANATKGRGKRDMVSNINFFMNVPVESDGTLGIVDGISAPGLTVDLEALMDVEVVVSNCPQINNPCNGFNPTPIRMVVTDQ
- a CDS encoding ABC transporter permease, which gives rise to MRRLINIKPHKGAAVVLGALPLAVAVLAYTKAASDRQAVNAADKLLPTIDRMAESFGRIAFYPDALTGKVLVLADTVASLQRLGIGIGVATAIALVLGLALGVLPLARATLAPLIATIAVIPPIAILPILFIIFGLGETSKIVLIAIGIAPLMVRDLAAHVAALPNEQILKAQTLGASTWQLTLRVALPQALPRLIDSLRLSIGPAWVFLISAEAIASDVGLGYRIFLVRRYLSMDIILPYVVWIALLALLMDIVLRAISREVFPWYHRRSA
- a CDS encoding type II toxin-antitoxin system death-on-curing family toxin, coding for MTRYLSLEDVLTIHDAQIAEYGGGQGVRDPGQLEAALFRPQTGYYSDIVSEAAALWESLSQNHPFIDGNKRTAFASMHVFLILNGYELTAELNDTIHFVVALYETHTFAFDRLESWLRAHARQAHV
- a CDS encoding CopG family ribbon-helix-helix protein is translated as MSETETDHLARLSMSLPGSLLDSFDKMVADRGLPSRSSAMTELIRGAVAEHAERQRPDDVVAGTVTLVYASDSGTVRHRVAQKQLDFLKEVISSQHVFLENDQSLEVLLVQGPPSQLEDLCDGFRRIRGMYQVKLVTTAALLPQLHDHQASEVKSTQTPPLPPAAANSR
- a CDS encoding urea amidolyase associated protein UAAP1 encodes the protein MTTADPKSARDHARAQAGTRVDAMPILPALADDVPVGARVVWEETLAPGGYGAKRLSRGTRLRLIDSQGDACLSMLVFNAEMSTERLNIADTLKVQWNGYITAGKLILSDMGRVMLSVLTDTAATHDAFCGASNQASNARKYGDGFNHGQHPNARDRFMLGVAKFGLSRKDVHPCLNWFKGVRIEDDGTTVPQVGPFPAGREVILRAEMDLIVVFANTPHVLDPRQTYSVTPVRLTAWTGEVTSEDDTIRIATPEGLRAFLNTEDYYAR
- a CDS encoding putative urea ABC transporter substrate-binding protein, which produces MSISRRVILGGLLATVSAVSLAACSQPKEAPKAPAGKTEFTIGWSIYAGWMPWPYAAQAGIVKKWADKYGLTINILQINDYVESVNQFTAGKLDGVTVASMDALTIPAAGGKDTTALIVGDYSNGNDGIVSKSAKTVAALKGTTINLVELSVSHYLLARALEQAGLKMADIKTVNTSDADIVGAFASADVKTVATWNPQLGEVKKTKGATLVFDSSKIPGEILDLLVVDTALLAATPDLGKALAGIWYETLAVMSAKTAEGAAARAAMASLSGTTPEDYDSQLSTTFMYYSALDALKAMESPDLATVMDRVRQFSFAQGLFGPGASSVDAIGISLPGKTLGSAENIKLRFDPTYTKLAADNAL